The following coding sequences are from one Nicotiana tomentosiformis chromosome 3, ASM39032v3, whole genome shotgun sequence window:
- the LOC108943386 gene encoding uncharacterized mitochondrial protein AtMg00810-like — MSRPDISYSVQTLCHYLHQPKKSHMEAALRIVKYVKKESGKDWAVCAHSRKPVTGYLIKFGDSLISWKSKKQTTISRSSAEAEYRSMTSIVAELV; from the exons ATGTCCAGACCTGATATTTCATACAGTGTTCAGACATTATGTCACTACTTACACCAGCCAAAGAAATCACACATGGAGGCTGCTCTAAGGATTGTCAAATATGTAAAGAAGGAATCAGGAAAAG ATTGGGCAGTTTGTGCTCATTCAAGGAAACCGGTAACAGGATATCTTATTAAATTTGGTGACTCTCTAATCTCATGGAAGTCAAAGAAGCAAACTACCATATCCAGAAGTTCTGCTGAAGCAGAATATAGAAGTATGACATCAATTGTTGCAGAACTAGTTTAG